In Candidatus Polarisedimenticolia bacterium, the sequence TTCCCGATTCCAAGGTTCGAATCAAGCATGTCAACCTGCCGCACTTCGAGATGTCCATCACGCTCGAACCGATCGCGACGGGGACTCTCGTCTCCTGGGTCGGTGTCTTCGAGAACCGTGAGTTTGCCGAGAAGATGCGCCGGTTCCTCGAGACGGCGAATGAGCAGAACCTGGACCGCCTGGCTCGCGAGGTCGCGGGCACGCAGCCAGGCGCCTAGACTGCCGATGGTGGTACGCTTCACAGCGAACCTGTGCCATCTCGAGGGTTGGCCCGGCGATCGCGGCGGAACGATCCGGGCGAGTCGCGGGAAGAGTCTCGGCAGGACTTCATGGGGGAGCGATGGCGCTGTCCGCAATCGTGGCATGGTACATCGGCATCGGGCTGCTGGCGGCCGCAGGAGCCGTCACTCTTTCGAGCAAGCTGCTCAGCGCGAAGGGCGAGCAGATCTTCTTTGGTCTGTTCCTCGTTCCAATCGCCGGCATGTATCTGACGTTCACGACCTACTTTGCCAGCACGGATGCGTGGCGGCTGGAAACCGTCGCCGTGGTCGTGTTTGCGGTTCTCGGCGTTCTGGGGAGCCGCGTAGCCTTCTTGCTGGTGCTGGGATACGCGCTCCACGGCGGGTGGGATCTCCTGCACGAGAGCTGTGCTCACACGGGAGTCTGCTTCGGCACGAGGAGCTGGAGCGAGATTCCTCTGGCATACGGGTTCTTCTGTGCGACCTTCGATTGGTGCATGGCCGGGTACTTCTTCACCCGTCGCCGGCAATGGAGCGCGGCATGGAGAGGACAGGCACGTTGAGCGGGATTGGACACCGGCCGGCCCTTGTCGCCATTTATCAAACCTCAACACCAAGGAAGAGAAGCGGGCATGAAGAAGAGCGGGTCGCAGAAGGGCGATTCTCCTTCCCGGCTGATTGACGCGAGAATCAGGGAGCTGGACGACTGGCGCGGCGAGATGCTCGGGCGGCTCCGTGCCCTGGTCAAAGAAGCCGATCCCGAGGTTGTCGAGGAGTGGAAGTGGGAGGTTCCGGTCTGGTCTCACGACGGAATCATCTGCACGGGAGAAGTCTACAAGAAGGCCGTGAAGATGACTTTCGCCAAGGGGGCGTCACTGAAGGACCCTTCTCGCCTCTTCAACTCCAGCCTCGAGGGGAACACGAGGCGCGCCATCGATTTCCACGAGGGGGAGAAGATCGACGAGAAGGCCTTGAAGACCCTCATTCGGGCTGCCGTGACCCTGAACGAGGCGACCTCCCGAAAATAGTCGCGCAGATGGGACCTGAGATACGACCGTTTCGAGCTTGAATCACCGCCGTCCGGGAGTGAGCGGGATGGCTGCGAAGAGATCCAGAAAGCCGGCGAGCCCCAGGAAGAAAGCAACCGGAAAGGCCGATGCAAAGACGGCCAAAGGGCGAAAAGCCGTCCCGAAGCGGTGGTCCGGCAAAGGCACGAAGCCGGCCCTTCTCGCGGGCGGCAATCCCCAGATCGCGATGGGCGACGGCGACGCTCCCGTGCAGGCCTTTATCGCCGCCATGCCGGGATGGAAGCGTGAGGTCGGCCGCCGGCTCGATGCCCTGATCGCGCGCAACGTCCCCGGCGTGCGCAAGGCGGTCAAATGGAACTCGCCCTTCTACGGCATCGCGGGCCAGGGCTGGTTCCTCAGCTTTCATTGCTTCACGAGGTACGTCAAAGTCGCTTTCTTCAGCGGCGCATCACTGAGTCCTCCCCCTCCCGGCAAGTCTAGGCACGAGGAGGTGCGCTACCTCGACGTTCTCGAGAAAGATTCGCTCGACGAATCTCAATTCACCGACTGGGTGAAGCAGGCGTCCCGGCTGCCCGGCTGGGGCAAGGCCTGACAAGAGTGAGATGCGATGAACGGTCAATCCGGCTCAAGCGGTTTCCAATGAGCATTCGCCATGACCGAGCGCACACTCGATAACCCGGTATGATGTGCACGAGACAAGTACGCCGCTGGCCGTGAATCGCTCCGTCAACCGGACCCTGGGACGATCCTCGCCATGACCCATCCTGCCCTCGATGCTCTGGCCCGGCTCCGGGAAGGAAACCGCCGCTTCGTCGAGAACCAGTCGTCGGCCGCGTCCGATTTGAGCACCGCACGCCGGGTCGCCCTGATCCAGAAGCAGGAGCCGTTCGCCATCGTCCTGGGCTGCTCCGACTCCCGCGTTCCCGCGGAGCTGGTCTTTGACCAGGGACTCGGCGACCTGTTCGTCATCCGCGTGGCGGGGAACATCGTCGCGCCGTCGCAGATCGGCAGCGTCGAGTTCGCCGCGTCACGCTTCGGGACGCGGCTGGTGGTCGTGATGGGGCATTCCCAGTGCGGCGCGGTGCAGGCGACCGTGGAGGAGCTGCTGGGCAGGATGACGACCCAATCACGAAACCTTCGGTCGATTGTCAACCGCGTCCGTCCCTCGGTGGAGTCGTTGATCGGTGGACTTCTGCCGCTCGACGTCGAGGCGCTGATGCGCGACGCGGTTCGCGCCAACGTCAAGGCTTCGGCAAGCCAGCTGCGTCACGGATCGGACCTGCTCGAAGAATTGATCCGGAGGGAAGGGCTTCTCGTGGTGGGGGCGGAATACTCCCTGGAAACGGGAGTCGTGACCTTCTTCGACGGCGTCCCGGAAGAATGATGCGCGAGGAATCGAGCTGGCTCTTTCTCGAGCAGTTCCTGGCGGGAGAGGTGTCGGCCGCCGACTTGGAGGCGTGGTTTCGGAGCACGCCGGGACTCGAGGCCGCCCTGGGGAGCCGGGCCTACCAGGATCTCAAGTCTTTCGACTCACGGCAGCCCCAGCCAGGGGAGGAGCTGGTGAAGCTCGTCCGGTCCATCTATGAGTATGCGCGGCCGGGCAGGCTGGCGCGCGACCGTGCTTTTCGAATCGCCCGTGGGCTGGTCAACGGCAACGTTCCCATCCATGACGGGGTGCGGGCGCTCGCGGCGCTTTGCATGGATGGATACGATTGGGTCCCCGGCATGTTCGTCCGCATGCACTGGGAATTCGACAAGATTCCCAAACCGGAACAATACGATCAGTGGGAGCCGGGTGCTCTGGCCGCGAGGCTCGACGAGAGCCGGCAGATGACCCGGCAGCATCGCCCGGCGATTCTCGATGCGGCGCGCGAGATCATCTCCGCGTATCACAGGGACTATGGCAGCTGACACGGCCTACCCGCCGGCGCGGGACGCTCGGGCATGGCGGAGCAGAGGCCGGCGTCCGGCAGCGAGGTGGCATAATGCCCTTCAAATCCAAGGCCCAGCGGCGCAAGTTCGCACAGCTCCTGGTCGAGGGCAAGATCACGCCCGAGACCTTCGAGGAATGGAATCGCGAGACCGGGGGCGCGAAGCTCCCGGAGCATGTTCGCCCCAAGACGAAGAAGACAGGCCCGGCGCGGAAGCGTCGAGCCAAGAGGAACGGACGGAAACCCGCTGCAAAGCGGATGCGGCGGCCGACATCCACGCGAAAGAAGCGCAAGTGACGAGGTCATTCAAGGGGGAGCAAGGATGAATGAAGATTCCCCGACCGGGCTTTCGGAGGTCTGATGTCCGCCTATCAAAGCGCCGTTCCCGTCCTGCAGGTCGCAAACGTCGAGGCCAGCGTGCGGTGGTACATCGACGTGCTCGGCTTCGTCCCGCAAACGTTTCCGCAAAACCCTCCCTTCTCCTTCGCCATGCTGCGCCGGGACGGCGCGGAGATCATGCTGCAGTGCGGGGAGCGAGGGAAAGACGGCGGGCCCGATCCCGAGTTTCTGTGGTCGGTTTATCTCAGGATCGGCGACGCGGCGGTGCTCGAGGTCGCGGCCGCCGCCGGCACGAAGACGCAATTGCTGCGCGGGCCGGAGCGGATGTTCTACGGCCTCGTCGAGTTCGAGATCTGCGATCCCGACGGGTATCGGATATGTGTCGGCGGTGAAGCCCCTCCAGGTGCGAACGTCAAGATGCACCAGGAGTAGTGCGCTCCCCGGCGGCCAGGCGGGCTCGCGCGAGATGAAGAAAAACGACAGGACCGCAGTGCCGCCTCTGCTCGCCAGGCTCCGGAAGCTGTGTCTCTCGTTGGTCGGCTGGTCGCTCCGCGCCCGGCCAGGAAACCCGCAGGACGGCGGGCAGGATCCGAAACAGCCCGGAAGCGCCGGCACGGCGGGAAAGACCGCGTGAGATGACGCAATCGTGACATGCCGAGTCCCCGGAAATGGCCAGTAATAATGATAGGGAGGGCCGGTGGTGACACGCGAGAGCGCGCAGCAGTTGGCGCAGGAGTGGATCGCCGCATGGAATGCTCATGATCTCGAGCGGATCCTGGAGCACTACGAAGAAGGCGTGGAGCTGATCTCGCCCGTGGCCGCGAAGCTGCTGACGAGGAAGGATGGAAAGGTAAGCGGCAAATCCGATTTGCGCAGCTATTTCCGGAGAGGCCTGGAGGCCTATCCGGGACTCCGGTTCAAGCTGCTGGAAGTTTTTTGCGGTGTCAGCAGTGTCGTCCTGAATTACGAGAACCAGAGAGGAACGCACACGGCCGAATACATGGAGATTTCGCCGGATGGCAAGGTATCGCGCGTCGTGGCGAACTACAGAGACTGATCGACTCCAGGGTTGCCTCTTGAGAAGCAGAGCGGGCGAGGGTGCCTGATGCTCAGACTCTATTACCATCCGGTATCCACCTTTTCGCAGCGTGTGCGAATCGCGCTGGTCGAGAAGCAGATCCCCGCCGAGCTGGTCGAGGTCGATCTCTTCGCCAAGGCCCAGCACCGCCCTGAATACCTGGCCCGAAATCCCTATGGCCGGGTGCCGGCCATCGAGGAGGACGGCTTGGTGCTGTACGAGTCGACGGCCATCCTGGAGTATCTCGAAGCGACGCGGCCTGCGCCGCCGCTGCTGCCGGCCGATGAGCGGCAGCGGGCGATTGTGCGCATGCACGTCAGGCTGTGCGATCTGGAGCTGGCCGAGCCGGCGCGAAGAATCCTGGTGCCCAAGCGCTTCTTGCCGGAAGCGATGTGGCGCCTGGACAAGATGACCGAGGCCAGGGCGCGGATCCAGAAGCACTTCACCATCGTGGAAGGACAGCTGGGCGGCAGGGAATACCTGGTTGGCAGCCAGCTCAGCCTGGCCGACGTCTGCTACGCGCCGTTCCTGCAGTTCGTCCCGATCCTGGAGGTGGAGCTGGGCCCGCAGACCGCCGCGTGGGCCGCCGGCATCCTGGCGCGGCCGAGCGTGCAAGAGACCCGTCCCGCCCGGTGAGGCACGAGGCTGAGCCATGAAGGTGCGCATGAGAAGCCGCGGCGCACCTGGAGGTCAGAGATGAGCGAGGATGAAATCCGGCAGACGATTGTCGACCAGGAACATCTCAAGCTGCTCTCCATTGGATACCTGATCTCGGGTTGTCTCGACGCCTTCTTCTCGCTGCTGGGCCTGTTCTACATTTTCATGGGCGTATTCCTCTCCAGGGTCATCGCCCGCGCCGGCGCCGCGAACATGCAGGGTCCGCCGCCCGAATTCGTGGCCTGGATCTTCGGGTTCCTCGGGGTGGCCATACTCCTGATCATGATGGCGTCCTTCGTGCTCAAGGTCCTCGTGTACCAGCGTCTGAGGCAGCGCCGATCGCGCATTTTCTGCATGGTGGTCGCGGGTCTCACCTGCATCTGGATCCCGTTCGGCACGCTGCTGGGCGTGCTCACCTTCCTGGTGCTGGCCCGGTCGTCGGTCATCCGGCTCTTCGAGGAGACGGACGCCGCCGGGCAAGGAGATTCCGGGGTGGGTGCGTGATGCCCGAACAACCGGTCGAGCTGAATCTCAGGCTGGCAACCCTCTCCGACGAGGCGCTGCTTCAGGTCGCCACGGTCGATCGGGAGAAGTACACTCCGGAATCGGTGTCCCGGGTGACCGAAGAGCTCCGGCGGCGGGGGGTCACCGAGGTAACGCCTGAGCTCTACGAGCGGGTGCGGGCCGGGGCCCGGGCAACGAACGAGCCGATGTATGGCGGATTCTGGCGTCGGCTGGCGTCACTTTTTCTCGACCTCCTGGTGCTTTCACCCTTCGTGCTCATGGCTCTTTGGGTCGATTCCTTCAGCCGCTTTTCGCAGGCCTGCACGCTGTTGCCGAACCTGGGATTCTCTATCTTCTATCACGTGGGCCTCGTGCAGCGCTTCGGGGGAACCCCTGGAAAGCTCCTGATGCGGCTGAACATCACGAAGCTGGATGGCACTCCGGTCGGTTGGCGTGAGGCGTGGCTGCGTTTTCTTCCGGACCTGATCTTCAGCCTGTCGATTGGCTTGTCGATGTCGTACGCTTCCTTCAGGATGACCGAAGCAGATCAGGCCCTGGCGTTCGTGGCGCGCACTCAGCGCCGCGCGGCCCTGGCGCCAGGGTTCGCGACGATTCAGCTCGTGAACAATCTCTGGGTATGGAGCGAGTTCCTCGTCCTGCTCACCAACAGGAAGCGGCGCGCGCTTCACGACTTTCTCGCCGGCACGGTGGTCGTTCGCAGGCCATCGGCGCCGCGGGACCTGGAGACAGAGCTCTCCACGGTTTCCTGAGGCAACGATGGCGACGTTCTGCCTCATCCACGGGAGCGGGCAGGGGCCCGAGGGGTGGAAGCTGCTGGCGCAGGAGCTCGAGGGGCGCGGACATCGCGTATTGACGCCTGCGTTCGACATCCAACGGACCGACGAGGGAGCCGCCTGGCATGCCGACTGGCTCGTCGAATCCATGACCGCCTCACAGACGAAGCCGTCGGAGACGATCTGCGTCGCGCATTCGGCGAGCGGGATTTACCTGCCACTGATCGCCGAGGGCTTCCGGCCGCGCCGCATGGTCTTCCTGGCGGCGCTCATCCCGCGCCCGGGTCGCAGCGTTCTCGAGCTGGTCCGCGACGATCCGTCGATGTTCAACCCGGGATGGGTCGGACGCAGCCCCAACGAAGATGGCGTGGCCAGAGAGTTCGTGTTTCACGACTGCCCGCCGGAGCGTATCGAGTGGGCCATGTCGACGCGCATTCTCTTCTATGCGACGCGGGCGCTGGGGGAGCCATGCCCGCTGAAGGCCTGGCCGACCGTCCCGGCGTCCTATATCGCCTGCGCCGATGACCGGACCATCGCGCCGGCGTGGCAGTGCCGCGCGGCCCGGGAATGGCTCGGCGTCGAGCCGGTGGTGCTTCCCGGCGGACATTGCCCGCACGTCAGCCGTCCTGGTGCGCTGGCGGACGCACTCGAGCGGGTCGCAGATGCGTCGGGAGCTCGAGGATGAAGGACCGTTGGAGTGCGAGGCGCATGCGAATCTGCCTGGCTGTGATGGCCCTTGTGGCGGCGGAGGGCTGCAGCCGGTCGCCTCTGCTGGTGGAGGGGCCGGTGGATCTCGGCCCCTCGCCGATTGTCACCCGATTCGAGCGGCCGATGCGCGTTTCTGGAGCGCGATGGGAGATCTGCTTCGAGTTCGACCGCCCGGGAGACAGCCATGATGCCGAAGCGATCGATGCCGTGCTTCTCGCTGACTCGGGACAGCGGCATCCGCTGGTCGACTCCGAGCTGGATCGTCGCGGCGAGGCGACCGTCTGCCGGATCGGCAGAATCGACGCATGGGAGCCGGGTGGACGGATCGAGCCTGAAGAGAAGGAGCTGCGGTTCGTGGCGGTCGAGCTGTCCTCCGCAAAGTGGCTGCGGCTGCGCCAGATTCGCGGTGGCAGCGCGTCGTGACGGAGCGGCCGGCCGCGCGCAGGCATGCCGCCTGGCTCGACCAGCTTCCGTCGGTCGTCCAAGAGCTGCAGCGCCGCTGGTTATTGACCCTCGAGCCCGCGTGGAGCAGGGGCGAGGACGGCGCCGCCTGGGTCGCGCCGGCCCACCGGGACGGCGTGCGCATGGTGCTGAAAATCGGCATGCCGCACATGGAAGCCGACCACGAGATCGAGGGGCTGCGGTTCTGGAAAGGCGATCCGACGGTGCGCCTGCTCGAGGCCGATGCCGGCCTTCACGCGCTGCTCCTCGAGCGCTGCGAGCCGGGCGCTCCGTTGCGCGACCTGCCGGAAGCTGAGCAGGACGTCATCCTTGCCGGGCTACTGCGCCGTCTCTGGCGGAAGCCGTCCGTGCCGCACCCGTTCCGTACGCTTTCGACGATGCTGCAGTCCTGGGGGGATGAAACACTCGCCGCCAGAGCACAATGGCTGGATTCGGGCCTCTTGCTGGCCGGATTGAGGCTGTTCGAAAAGCTGGCACGGCCGTCTCCGGACGATGTGCTGCTGGCCACCGACCTTCATGCGGGCAACGTCCTGCGGGCGCAGCGCGAGCCCTGGCTGGCGATCGACCCCAAGCCCTTCGTCGGCGATCGCGCCTATGACGCCACGCAGCATCTCCTCAACTGCCGGGCGCGGCTGGCGGCGGACCCTGTGGCCACGATCCGACGCTTTGCCGACCTGCTCGACGTCGACGCGGAGCGCGTTCGCCTGTGGACCTTCGCGCGGATGGCGTCGGAGCCGCGCGATTCATGGACCGACGAGGACCTCGCGCTGACGCGGTCGCTGGCATGAGCGGCGCACCGGCGAGAGGAGCGATCCGATCGTGCAGGCCGAGCGACGCGGCGAGAGTCTGCGACATCTACAATCATTTCGTGCGCGAGACGGTCGTCACGTTCGAGGAGGCGCCGGTCGCGGAGCGCGACATGGTGCAGCGCATCGAGACGACCGTGACGCGCCTGCCGTGGCTCGTGTGGGAGCAGGACGGCGCGCTTGCGGGCTATGCCTGCGCCACGCCCTGGAAGAGCCGGTCGGCCTACCGTTTTGCGGTGGAGAGCACGGTCTACGTCTCGCAGGCCTTCGCGCGACAAGGGATCGGCTCCCGTCTGTACGGTGCGCTCATCGACGAGCTGCGCGCCCGCGACATCCACTGCGCCGTCGGCGGCATCGCCCTGCCAAACCCGGCGAGCATCGCCCTGCACGAGAAGCTGGGATTCGTGAAGATCGCGGAATTCAAGGAGATCGGCTACAAGCTCGGACGCTGGGTGGACGTCGGATATTGGGAGCTGCTGCTATGATCATTGTGGGTGAGATGCGAGCTCTCGCCTGGCGGCAGATGAAGCGGCGGCTCGAGTGGAGGGCCTCTTGAGCGACTTGACCGCGCCCCGTTGGAGCGTCGCTCCCTTTTTTATCGTGGACGACGTGGTCGCCACCGCCAACCATTACCGGGACAAGCTGGGCTTTCACTACGATCGCTTCTGGAGCGATCCTCCCGCTTTCTGCATGGTGAAGCGCAACGGCGTGGTTCTCATGTTGGCGCAGCTGGAGGGGAAAGGGCTCATGCGTCCGAATCGGATGGTCGACCCGGAGGGGGGAGCCTGGGACGCCTACCTCTGGATCGAAGACGCGGACGGACTGTTCGCCGAACTCAAGTCTCGGGGGGCGACCATCGTCCGCGAGCCCTGCGACCAGATCTACGGCTGCCGCGACTTCGAGGTCGAGGATTGCAACGGCTACCGTCTATGCTTCGGACAGGACATCCAAAACCGCTGACTCCCGTGCCCGCGCGAGGCGCCTGCGCAGTTCTCGCGCTCCTGACGGTCGCCTGGCGATAGGCGGAGCCATCACACGGCACGTCCACCAGGCGGAGGGCGTCTTCGATGCGATCCCTCGAAGCCACGATCGAGATCCATGCGAGCCCGGTCGCCGTGTTCGATCTGATCCACGATTACGGGCGCCGGCTGGAGTGGGATCCTTTCCTCCGGGAGGCGCGCCTCCTCGACGGCGCCGAGGCGGCCATTGGTGTCACGGCCCGTTGCACGGCGCGCGGCGGCTTCGGCGGGTTGTCGATGGATACCGTCTACGTGTCGTTCGATCGCCCGCGCGTCGCGGCGGTCAAGATGACGCGCGGCACGGCGCTGCTGGAGAGCTTCGCGGCGACGCTGCGTCAGGACGAGCTGGACCCGGGGCGCACGCGCGTCACCTACCGCTTCAACTTCGCCACGCGGCCGCGCTGGCTCAGGCCGCTTCTCGAGCCGATCGCCGGGGCCCTCTTCATGCGCGAAACCCGCCGGAGGCTTGCGGCCCTGAAGCGCCACCTGGAGCAATCCCGCCCGTAGATCGGAGCGTTCAGCTGCGGCCGCGCCGGCCACCAGCTCGGAAATATTGATTACTGCCCACTACCGACCCCAAGAGATATTGCCGCAGGCGCGAGCCGTCAGCTGTAAGGCGCAGTTTAGAAGTCGGCGAATAACCTCTTATTGATTCGGCCGGCGTCCCGCCGCAAACTCATCTTGCAGGAAAGGAGCGCCTGGAGCGATCATGCCGAGCCCCGCGAGGAGAAACACCGTCCGGCTGGCGATGGCGCCGGAAGGATGGGTCTATCGGCCCGACCTGATCGGGCCCGAGGAGGAGCTCGACCTCATCCGGCGCATCGAGCCGCTGCCCCTCGAGGAATTCGAGTTCCGCGGCCATCTCGGCCGGCGGCGCACCGTCTCCTTCGGCTGGCGCTACGATTTCAGCGGGCGCGGCCTGCAGCCGGCCGACGAGCTTCCCGATTTCCTGCGCGAGCTGCGCCACAAGGCCGCCGCCTTCGCGCAGCTGAGAGAGGAAGACCTGACACAGACGACGATCATCGAGTACATGCCCGGCGCGGCCATCGGTTGGCATCGTGACCGGCCGGTCTTCGGAGACGTGGTCGGCTTCTCGCTCCTCTCGGAATGCGTTTTCCGCTTCCGCCGGAAAAGCGGCCCCGGGTGGGAGCGCTATTCGATGACCCCCGGGCCGCGATCCGCCTACCTGCTGCGCGGCCCGGCACGGACCGAGTGGGAGCACAGCATCCCCGGCGTGGCCGCGCTGCGCTACGCGATTACCTTCCGCAGCCTTCGTCCCGATCCGGCGGAGCGATCGAGACCACGAAGGCGCTGAGCATGAGCGTGCTATCCTAGGCGCGGCTTCGGCATTCCGGCACGTCCCATCTCAAAGCCTTTCCTGGAGAGCGGACATGACGCGCAGGAATAACTCCCGGGTCGCGGGCTTCACCTTCCTCCTCTACATCGTCGCAGGCATCTCCTCGATGGCCCTCAAGAATCGCGATCCCGACAATGGCCTGCTCGTACTGCTTACCCTGCTGACCTCCTTGTGCGCCTTGACACTGGGCGTGACGCTGTACGCCCTGACGCGCTCGCAGGATCCCGACCTGGCGCTGCTGGCCCTGACCTGCCGGATCATCGAAGCGATCCCCGGCGAGGACGGTGCGATCTTCTTCTCCGTAGGGAGCACGATCTTCGCATGGCTCCTCCTGCGCGGCCGGATGGTGCCGGGGGTTCTCGGGTGGCTCGGAGTGCTCGCCTCGGTGCTGCTGGTCGTGGTGCTGCCGCTGCAGCGGGCCGGAGCGATGGGTGGTCCGGGCAGCTGGGCCTCCATGCTCACCTGGGGGATCTGGTTTCCGATGCTGATCTTCGAGATCTGGCTCGCCATCTACCTGATCGTGCGGGGGGCCGCCGAGCCCGGCCCGGCGGCCTGAGGACGGGGCACGGAAAGCGAGAGGGCATCATGAGCGAGATCGATCCCGGATCTCTCGCGGCGGAGCTGGACGAGCTGCACCGGCAGGCGAAGGAGAGCTTCCGGCAGCGCGACGTGGCGGGCACCATGGGGATCTTTGCGCGCGATCTGAGATACCGGCAGGCGAACGGGTCGGTCATAAGCTGGGACGATCTGGCGCGCGACGTGGCGGCGCAGCTGGCAAAAGTGGAATCGGCGGCAAGCGACTACACGCGGGAGTCGCTGCAAGTGGATGGAGAGCGCGCCATCGAGGTCCTCGAACAGCGGGCGTCGGTGACGATGCGGCGGTTCCTCATCTTTCAGAGCGTCCTGCGGGTCGAGCGGCGCGGGCGGTACCTGTGGACCAGGACTCCCGGGGGCTGGAGGATCCGGGAAGTGGAGATTCTCCACGAGCAGGTCCTGAGCGGAAAGGAGTGAGCCGTGCCCGAAGAGCGCGAGCAGGCGGAGGCGATGCTGGAGGGGGACGGCAGCGACTGGCCGCCGGTTGCCGACAGGGTGCGGCAGGCGCGGGAGCGGGTTGGACTGTCCGTGGCCGAGGTGATGGATCGGCTCGGGATGTCGGGGACCGAATACCAGGACGTCGAGTGGCATGACGACGAGGTCTTCACGAGCCTCTCGGTGAAAGAGATCGCGGCGCTCGCCGGAATCCTGAAGATGACGGTCTCGGAGATGCTGTTCGGCTCGCGGGCGACAGGGCTCGCCCCGCCCGTCTCCTACGCGGAGATTGCCCGGCGCCTCGAGGAGCTGGCACGCTCCGAGAAAACCACCCTGGACGAGCTGGGGAATCGAATCGGCTGGGATCTGGATCCGATCGTCCGGAACCCGGAGGCGCTGGGAGATCTCAACATCCCGGGGCTGCACGACATCTGCAAACCCCTCGGTCTCGACTGGCTGTCGATTCTCGAGCTGCCGGGCGGGAAAACCGGTTGATCCGTTGATTACGAAGCATGACTGCGGCGCGTGGGCCGGGGCGCCTGAGTCCAAACCTTCAAGCACTTGTTCTGGGAGTCAGAAGATGCGCAAGGTAGTCCTGGCGGTGGCGGCGGGCGTTGTCCTGGCGGGCACGGCCCTGGTTGCTTTGACGGGTGTGGCATTGCCGGCGGAGACGGGCAAAGGGGCTCCGGTGGACGTGGGACCGGGGCGCGTCGCCTGGTTCGACATCACCACCACGAACCTGCCGAAATCGGCGAAATTCTACGGCGAGCTGTTCAAGTGGGACCTCACGCCGCTCAAGGGAACCGACCAGGCGATGGAGATTGTCTCGGGAGGCACGTCGATCGGGACGATCCGCGTCGCGGAGGGGACGATCAGCTCGTTCAACGGCGTGGTCTACATCCAGGTGCCGGACATCCAGATCAGCTGCAAGAACGCCAAGATGCTGGGAGGCAACATCCCGGAGGGCTTTCCCTTCAACCTGCCGGACGGCAAAGGCTCGGTGGCGGTGGTGATCGATCCCGCCGGTCATCCGATCGGACTGTATTCCAAGACGCTGCTTCCACCGGCTCCTTCGGCGGCGAAATAGTCCAGCGCTTCCCCGGGAAGGGATGAAACCTCGGGGTCCCGGCGACGTTATAAAGCATCGGGGACTCTCCATGACACCCTTGCCGTTCGCCTGGCCAACCTGGATGGTCTACTGGGCCGTCTATGTCTGGGTCTACTTTCCGGAATCGAGGGTCATCCGCAAGTCGCGGCAAAGCGGTCCCCGGCCGGTGGAGGACCGCGGCTCGCTGCGCATCCTTCTCCTCAGCTTCAGCGCCGCGGTCTTCGGAGCGTTCCTCCTCGCCTTCGCGGCACCCTGGGCGGCGCTGCCGGGCCACCCTCTCTTCTGGTTCGTCACGGGGCTGGTCCTGCTGATCGCCGGCAGCCTCCTGCGCCGCCACTGCTTCAAGGTCCTCGGCAAGTTCTTCACCGGCGCCGTCACCATCCAGAGCGATCATCGCGTCATCGAGGAGGGGGCCTACCGGTGGGTGCGCCACCCCTCCTACAGCGCGGC encodes:
- a CDS encoding SRPBCC family protein; amino-acid sequence: PDSKVRIKHVNLPHFEMSITLEPIATGTLVSWVGVFENREFAEKMRRFLETANEQNLDRLAREVAGTQPGA
- a CDS encoding DUF6010 family protein; translated protein: MALSAIVAWYIGIGLLAAAGAVTLSSKLLSAKGEQIFFGLFLVPIAGMYLTFTTYFASTDAWRLETVAVVVFAVLGVLGSRVAFLLVLGYALHGGWDLLHESCAHTGVCFGTRSWSEIPLAYGFFCATFDWCMAGYFFTRRRQWSAAWRGQAR
- a CDS encoding DUF1801 domain-containing protein; its protein translation is MKKSGSQKGDSPSRLIDARIRELDDWRGEMLGRLRALVKEADPEVVEEWKWEVPVWSHDGIICTGEVYKKAVKMTFAKGASLKDPSRLFNSSLEGNTRRAIDFHEGEKIDEKALKTLIRAAVTLNEATSRK
- a CDS encoding DUF1801 domain-containing protein, whose product is MAAKRSRKPASPRKKATGKADAKTAKGRKAVPKRWSGKGTKPALLAGGNPQIAMGDGDAPVQAFIAAMPGWKREVGRRLDALIARNVPGVRKAVKWNSPFYGIAGQGWFLSFHCFTRYVKVAFFSGASLSPPPPGKSRHEEVRYLDVLEKDSLDESQFTDWVKQASRLPGWGKA
- a CDS encoding carbonic anhydrase: MTHPALDALARLREGNRRFVENQSSAASDLSTARRVALIQKQEPFAIVLGCSDSRVPAELVFDQGLGDLFVIRVAGNIVAPSQIGSVEFAASRFGTRLVVVMGHSQCGAVQATVEELLGRMTTQSRNLRSIVNRVRPSVESLIGGLLPLDVEALMRDAVRANVKASASQLRHGSDLLEELIRREGLLVVGAEYSLETGVVTFFDGVPEE
- a CDS encoding VOC family protein, whose translation is MSAYQSAVPVLQVANVEASVRWYIDVLGFVPQTFPQNPPFSFAMLRRDGAEIMLQCGERGKDGGPDPEFLWSVYLRIGDAAVLEVAAAAGTKTQLLRGPERMFYGLVEFEICDPDGYRICVGGEAPPGANVKMHQE
- a CDS encoding nuclear transport factor 2 family protein, giving the protein MTRESAQQLAQEWIAAWNAHDLERILEHYEEGVELISPVAAKLLTRKDGKVSGKSDLRSYFRRGLEAYPGLRFKLLEVFCGVSSVVLNYENQRGTHTAEYMEISPDGKVSRVVANYRD
- a CDS encoding glutathione S-transferase family protein, encoding MLRLYYHPVSTFSQRVRIALVEKQIPAELVEVDLFAKAQHRPEYLARNPYGRVPAIEEDGLVLYESTAILEYLEATRPAPPLLPADERQRAIVRMHVRLCDLELAEPARRILVPKRFLPEAMWRLDKMTEARARIQKHFTIVEGQLGGREYLVGSQLSLADVCYAPFLQFVPILEVELGPQTAAWAAGILARPSVQETRPAR
- a CDS encoding RDD family protein, whose protein sequence is MPEQPVELNLRLATLSDEALLQVATVDREKYTPESVSRVTEELRRRGVTEVTPELYERVRAGARATNEPMYGGFWRRLASLFLDLLVLSPFVLMALWVDSFSRFSQACTLLPNLGFSIFYHVGLVQRFGGTPGKLLMRLNITKLDGTPVGWREAWLRFLPDLIFSLSIGLSMSYASFRMTEADQALAFVARTQRRAALAPGFATIQLVNNLWVWSEFLVLLTNRKRRALHDFLAGTVVVRRPSAPRDLETELSTVS
- a CDS encoding alpha/beta hydrolase gives rise to the protein MATFCLIHGSGQGPEGWKLLAQELEGRGHRVLTPAFDIQRTDEGAAWHADWLVESMTASQTKPSETICVAHSASGIYLPLIAEGFRPRRMVFLAALIPRPGRSVLELVRDDPSMFNPGWVGRSPNEDGVAREFVFHDCPPERIEWAMSTRILFYATRALGEPCPLKAWPTVPASYIACADDRTIAPAWQCRAAREWLGVEPVVLPGGHCPHVSRPGALADALERVADASGARG
- a CDS encoding aminoglycoside phosphotransferase family protein; this translates as MTERPAARRHAAWLDQLPSVVQELQRRWLLTLEPAWSRGEDGAAWVAPAHRDGVRMVLKIGMPHMEADHEIEGLRFWKGDPTVRLLEADAGLHALLLERCEPGAPLRDLPEAEQDVILAGLLRRLWRKPSVPHPFRTLSTMLQSWGDETLAARAQWLDSGLLLAGLRLFEKLARPSPDDVLLATDLHAGNVLRAQREPWLAIDPKPFVGDRAYDATQHLLNCRARLAADPVATIRRFADLLDVDAERVRLWTFARMASEPRDSWTDEDLALTRSLA